Proteins encoded in a region of the Podarcis muralis chromosome 4, rPodMur119.hap1.1, whole genome shotgun sequence genome:
- the PDCL3 gene encoding phosducin-like protein 3 produces MQDPNADTEWNDILRKKGILPPKEKLKEQEQAEEEREQQIIQQKSVVKTYEDMTLEELEENEDEFSEEDERAMEMYRQQRLAELKALQAKNKFGHVFEISGQDYIQEVTKAGKDIWVILHLYKQGIPLCALINQHLNGLARKFPDVKFVKAISTTCIPNYPDRNLPTIFVYLEGDIKAQFIGPLVFGGMNLTSDELEWKISESGAIKTDLEENPRKQIQDQLMTSIRCSVPARREESDPEDD; encoded by the exons ATGCAG GATCCTAATGCGGACACAGAGTGGAATGACATCTTACGTAAAAAAGGCATTCTTCCTCCAAAAGAAAAGCTGAAGGAGCAAGAACAAGCTGAAGAGGAAAGGGAGCAGCAGATAATCCAGCAAAAATCTGTTG TGAAAACATATGAAGACATGACCCTGGAAGAGCTTGAAGAGAATGAAGATGAATTCAGTGAGGAAGATGAACGTGCTATGGAAATGTACAG GCAGCAAAGGCTAGCTGAATTGAAAGCCTTGCAAGCAAAGAATAAATTTGGACACGTTTTTGAGATCTCGGGACAGGATTACATCCAAGAAGTTACCAAAGCTGGCAAGGATATATGGGTGATACTACACCTGTACAAGCAAGG tattcccCTTTGTGCCTTGATAAATCAACACTTAAACGGACTTGCAAGGAAGTTCCCAGATGTCAAGTTTGTCAAAGCCATTTCGACAACCTGCATACCCAACTATCCAGATAGAAACCTCCCCACAATCTTCGTCTACCTTGAAGGGGACATCAAGGCCCAATTTATTGGACCCCTGGTGTTTGGCGGTATGAACCTGACAAGTGATG AATTGGAGTGGAAGATTTCTGAGTCGGGCGCCATCAAGACAGACCTGGAGGAGAACCCCAGGAAGCAGATCCAGGACCAGCTGATGACATCCATCAGGTGCTCTGTCccagcaaggagggaggaaagtgACCCAGAAGATGACTAA
- the LOC114596389 gene encoding histone H2A.J-like has product MSGRGKKPAKPATKEQKNKSARAGLQFPVGRIGRLLRRGRYAERVGVGASVYLAAVLEYLTAELLELAGNAAHENKRQRIGPRHIQLAIRSDDELNKLFAHVTIAEGGVLPHINALLLPKKTAPSTVPQEE; this is encoded by the coding sequence ATGTCTGGGCGTGGCAAGAAGCCTGCAAAGCCTGCAACCAAGGAACAAAAAAACAAGAGTGCAAGAGCTGGCTTGCAGTTCCCAGTGGGCCGCATTGGACGTCTTTTGAGACGGGGTCGGTACGCAGAAAGAGTGGGTGTTGGCGCCTCGGTGTACTTGGCTGCCGTGTTGGAATATCTGACTGCAGAGCTACTGGAGCTGGCGGGAAATGCTGCTCATGAGAACAAGAGGCAACGAATTGGGCCACGCCACATCCAGTTGGCGATCAGAAGCGATGATGAGTTGAACAAGCTGTTTGCACATGTGACCATTGCGGAAGGTGGAGTTCTCCCCCACATCAATGctttgcttcttccaaagaaAACAGCACCGTCCACTGTTCCCCAGGAGGAATGA
- the LOC114596484 gene encoding histone H2A.J-like: MSGRGKKPAKPAIKVKKSKSARAGLQFPVGRIGRLLRRGRYAERVGVGALVYMAAVLEYLTAELLELAGNAAHENKKQRIGPRHIQLAIRSDDELNKLFAHVTIAEGGVLPNIHTQLIPKKTLQRKEATGHPESQEL; the protein is encoded by the coding sequence ATGTCTGGGCGGGGCAAGAAGCCGGCAAAGCCTGCAATCAaggtaaaaaaaagcaaaagtgcAAGAGCTGGCTTGCAGTTCCCAGTGGGCCGCATCGGACGTCTTTTGAGACGGGGTCGGTACGCAGAAAGAGTGGGTGTTGGCGCCTTGGTGTACATGGCTGCCGTGTTGGAATATCTGACTGCAGAGCTACTGGAGCTGGCGGGAAATGCTGCTCATGAGAACAAGAAGCAACGAATTGGGCCACGCCACATCCAGTTGGCGATCAGAAGCGATGATGAGTTGAACAAGCTGTTTGCACATGTGACCATTGCGGAAGGTGGAGTTCTCCCCAACATCCATACCCAGCTTATTCCCAAGAAGACTCTGCAGCGTAAGGAAGCCACAGGACACCCCGAATCCCAGGAATTATAA